In the genome of Croceimicrobium hydrocarbonivorans, one region contains:
- a CDS encoding HYR domain-containing protein: MNLRLLYRLFLSLLFAIWASAAFGQLSSGVNAPHCAFTGTLEVGDTLFFRSLDTALTNHNLNFQWYTCDDKSGTGRTAISTATDSAYILREADTAKFIQLGVFPQGGYYTGAEIRTATYGIVYNPLEFFLSSPGMTAPYAFRLSPGDIPSNAPFQLNTASLGVLIPQMSGAYPNGDDVYIYGFIEPFSTNSSQRAYGYYNSGFGCVYKFDLSFYSKKSTDSQHVKLVDLSGYINVQGSAAYPPGSGLSPDHFRFTCSSLNFNNMAASNSVIGTVNTFLLGFKLNLASIGIVTALNTSESTKNHLLQVETDTADGTLDRILIKDIKDLKFLDFVVESSVSLENDIDASETQTWNNGKGWEPLYRRFNGLGMSPDFKPDQVGIYLEGGNHTIKGLYINRPNEDEVGIFQELAGASYVRNLALEEVDIKGKDKVGAIAGSSASNYSNDIIAVTGSIEGQNSVGALFGEVEIAKSLSLNYAYSTAQTQSADGSGALIGNVIGSANLNQVYASGAVSGTRALAGGTGGVVATESYYNSDSVASSSQGLPLTTAQMKQFNNYNNWDFSNVWGITPLVNNGFPILRAFYPALTVDVLANQNPFCPSDSIGSIQAYINGGAAPYQFSWGDGDTSLQRTGLAAGSYSYHAIDALGDTLNGSFSLNASDSIAPNFNLPGFTTKYLDAAGRLNIQGSDFLSYASDNCKLDSLWLSIDSLDCSVISSGPVPASAYFDGINDFAWVSNNPSLNFDQGIISLWVKPDSYNSNAGIIAMRGNTSRYSFHLNQNANQLGLWNNISYSTLDYSKGFDAGQWYHIVIVIKGTTANPEVWINGENIGSFTVNINFDISNENFVLGSSNSFGEFFKGSIANVALYDSLLSPSDMNLLWAQDSLTEIPHLVAYYPLLETGTVLKDYGPNAYDGLFVNWNSSDRQFNAKELWVYAEDHNGLIDSARTWIFAKDTIKPQITFVPANISVQADSNSCGAIVNYSLPQASDNCALASLNLVSGYASGSVFPEGKTIVTYEFRDSSGNAETCSFEVLVTDTIAPQFLTCPQDRNFDDYFHTCDFEQRFQAPNFDTACAAKVDHQITQSSLTTAFSFNASNKFGPEPTGIVRFFDLDQDGIQNNYHLKGITFGIGAVPDGNVYEVRIYRFSEVTHGDSVFDFLSDENRIDLNRYHPTIIRTNHYTHNQSFGLQTVPVDLQLIPSDKIIVEILGPGVAGSFAGNTDLNNQTVPGYWGRNDGYATINPANRSGVVPIIALEGEEYINLKTVQYAGPESGTYLPFGKTDIGYYIEDGSGNRDSCSYSFTLNDSSAATDFDISREVATSDTTCDAQYNWGPIENYFTECNLDTVVQLSGLPLDTIYPLGTTVNSYLVYDTYGNVSDTSYLRLTVKDLSSPDAQLVSNVQVYLDSNGLGSIDSWSLDSGSTDNCGLVDSIVLTDNVFTCRDVDSYFSEGATASYLSFDGINDTVTIDLDGVIDQIDTFSIQYYHRQDIVNRPYSQLIGGVFSLRSGTEEILGYSFSNFFTLVTTGPTVRGAGVVSAHMPFNVWHKFTFSYAKPDLKVYLDDNLIITANYAIDSSKVSNLNLVLGKAGTTNPSFSPLSNVDLDDFIIYDTLADGLTSPDPSHILASFGFNQAGDSVLFDQGPGAYHGQLHNFDVDSAWHNVSDTLLVYVQDEAGNRTPVNLPIDVIDTIAPSIQVLNAGYYLDSNAQFIVDYNSVISNVWEACELDTVFWNADTLTCADLGLNEIQITASDIYGNSRTSVAQLTLLDSIAPAVYAKGIDLFLDASGQASVSASEVDSNSYDPNCSLDTLYLSQTEFTCSDLGTPTVYLIGIDNSGNKDSSLVAISVLDTVKPDVRTRDIQIYLDANGQAAIVPADIDSASTKLCANLNLDISQNNFSCADLGSNTVWLFADDGLGNRDSASAQVLVLDTLAPQLQALNQILYLDNAGQAGLSVNEVNNASTDNCAIQQISISKTQFDCDDLGIQNYYLIASDASGNSDSISFSVEIRDTIKPVADARNRVLYLGADGSVSLDPQSVNRASVSNCNVSYALSQSTFTCADEGLNLETFYITDLAGNQDSATFLVEVRDTISPVVIPRNITVQLGATGQVSVAASQVDSASYDNCSNQLFYSISKSSFNCNNLGLNTVSLTATDGQGNSTTAQAQILVEDNILPVVRSRNLSLYLDANGMASITTGMLDNGSTDNCSIDSLALSQSDFNCADLGQNTISFQAFDQSGNSNSTNAIITVIDTMAPVLNTQSINVYLDANGQASITANDLDNGSTDNCAIQSLQISQTSFDCGDLGQVAIQFTASDASGNSRSQMLNVMVLDTISPIVVGGSLSLNLDAIGQASISAADINASSSDNCGISQWSLSQTSFDCTNLGSNTISLTGTDASGNSTSADWTISIVDNAAPTVLAQNQTLYLDANGSASLSASQVDAGSSDNCGIQNLSLSQSTFDCSDIGTLNLSLSADDASGNMASTNFVATVLDTMAPVLSTQSINVYLDANGQATISATDLDNGSTDNCAIQDLQISQSSFDCSDLGNQTLTFTAVDVNGNQRSAQVGITVLDTISPQVVGGSLSLNLDANGQASLTAGDINAGSSDNCGISQWSLSQTSFDCSNLGSNTISLTGTDASGNSTSADWTISIVDNAAPTVLAQNQTLYLDANGNASLSTSQVDAGSYDNCGIQNLSLSQSSFNCSDIGTLSLSLTADDASGNMASANFVAAVLDTMAPVLSTQSINVYLDANGQATISATDLDNGSTDNCAIQDLQISQSSFDCSDLGNQTLTFTAVDVNGNQRSTQVGITVLDTVSPVVPGGSFTLNLDANGAASLSPADINSNASDNCGVISWSLSQTSFSCADVGSNTVSLTATDASGNSQTTNYTILVEDVLAPVLNLQNITVYLNVNGMRAVAATEVDNGSSDNCSIASRVLDIDTFDCADLGQNLVNFTATDVNGNAASQNVIITVKDTISPSIVNLPANITAYTDANQCGTIVQWPAILGSDNCGSATVSTSQTNGGLFAKGLTTVNVLVQDANGNSQSGSFSINVLDTIAPLISNVPQVYTVLPNAASCDAGVNWIPPVASDNCGTATLTSNYAPGATLPVGTTTIVYTATDADGNSRSVSFDVTVTDAIAPQFSNVPADIVQANDAGQCGANVNWTAPNATDNCTVSTFSSSHNSGDFFAIGTTTVTYTASDAAGNQTSISFDITVEDQEKPVVSSVPANDTVGQCGAAYVYSLPVATDNCGTVNVQQIAGLAPGNVFPIGVTQNSFRISDAAGNDTVVGFTVVVIPQGQAKLPDLLEICANAPAVDITEGQASINWSGPGIINSGTTFDPARAGTGRKTLTYTFVDDYGCSVSGSIIVTVLPVPSTPQIVQVASNTLSTTQTYSTYQWYRDGVAIPGAVNQNYSYTQSGHYQVIVGNISGCEVFGAGYAIGPIHGGIGVDEFNWSDMQVYPNPNDGLFTIDFAGLTKENMKVQVLSTDGKLVYESQQKLNAESQIRIDLRGLPAAVYYLRVSNGAIRETRKLIIY; this comes from the coding sequence ATGAATCTACGCTTACTCTACCGATTGTTTTTGAGTCTGCTTTTTGCCATTTGGGCAAGTGCGGCTTTTGGACAATTATCATCGGGTGTTAATGCACCCCATTGCGCTTTTACCGGTACCCTGGAAGTAGGAGATACCTTATTCTTCCGTTCTCTGGATACTGCGCTTACCAATCACAATCTTAATTTTCAATGGTACACTTGCGATGATAAAAGTGGAACCGGACGCACTGCTATTTCTACTGCAACCGACAGTGCTTATATTCTCCGGGAAGCGGATACCGCCAAGTTTATCCAATTGGGAGTTTTTCCTCAAGGTGGTTATTATACCGGAGCTGAAATCAGAACCGCTACTTATGGGATTGTCTATAATCCACTTGAGTTCTTTTTAAGCTCTCCAGGGATGACAGCCCCTTATGCCTTCCGTTTAAGTCCGGGTGATATTCCTTCTAATGCACCTTTTCAGCTCAATACCGCTTCACTAGGAGTATTAATTCCTCAAATGTCTGGGGCTTATCCCAATGGTGATGACGTATATATCTATGGCTTTATTGAGCCTTTTTCTACCAATTCATCACAAAGAGCTTATGGCTATTACAATAGTGGATTTGGCTGTGTGTATAAATTTGATCTGTCCTTTTACAGCAAGAAGAGCACCGACTCGCAGCATGTGAAATTGGTTGATTTAAGTGGCTATATAAATGTTCAAGGATCCGCGGCCTATCCTCCCGGTTCAGGTTTAAGTCCAGATCATTTTAGATTCACTTGCAGTTCCTTGAACTTCAATAATATGGCCGCTAGTAATAGTGTGATAGGAACCGTTAATACCTTTCTTTTAGGCTTTAAATTAAATCTGGCTTCCATTGGTATTGTTACCGCTTTGAATACCTCAGAAAGCACTAAAAACCATCTCCTTCAGGTAGAAACTGATACCGCGGATGGAACCTTGGATCGCATTCTGATAAAGGATATCAAGGATTTGAAATTCCTGGATTTTGTTGTAGAATCCAGTGTAAGCCTAGAGAATGATATAGATGCCAGCGAAACCCAAACCTGGAATAATGGCAAAGGCTGGGAGCCTCTTTACCGTCGTTTCAATGGTCTAGGCATGAGTCCGGATTTTAAGCCGGATCAAGTTGGAATTTATTTGGAAGGTGGAAATCACACGATTAAAGGCCTTTATATAAATCGACCCAACGAAGATGAAGTCGGAATTTTTCAAGAATTAGCAGGCGCTTCTTATGTTCGGAATCTAGCCTTGGAAGAGGTTGATATTAAGGGGAAAGATAAAGTTGGTGCCATTGCTGGTAGCTCAGCAAGTAACTACTCCAACGATATCATAGCTGTAACCGGAAGTATTGAAGGTCAGAATTCGGTAGGAGCCTTATTTGGCGAGGTAGAAATAGCCAAGAGCCTTAGTCTAAATTATGCTTATTCTACCGCCCAAACTCAAAGTGCAGATGGCTCCGGTGCCCTAATTGGGAATGTAATTGGCAGTGCCAACCTGAATCAAGTATATGCCAGTGGCGCAGTTTCCGGAACCCGGGCCTTAGCCGGTGGTACAGGCGGAGTAGTGGCTACGGAAAGCTATTACAATAGTGATAGCGTAGCATCTTCCAGTCAAGGATTGCCATTAACCACTGCTCAAATGAAGCAGTTTAACAATTATAACAATTGGGATTTTTCGAATGTATGGGGAATCACGCCATTGGTAAATAATGGCTTTCCCATTTTAAGAGCATTTTACCCTGCTTTGACGGTCGATGTGCTAGCTAATCAAAATCCATTCTGCCCAAGCGACAGCATCGGATCCATTCAAGCATATATCAATGGTGGAGCTGCGCCTTACCAGTTTAGCTGGGGGGATGGAGATACTAGTTTGCAAAGGACTGGATTAGCGGCTGGAAGCTATTCCTACCATGCTATCGATGCTCTGGGAGATACCTTAAATGGAAGTTTTAGCCTAAACGCATCAGACAGTATCGCCCCCAATTTTAATTTACCGGGCTTTACAACTAAGTATCTCGATGCCGCGGGAAGGCTGAATATTCAAGGTTCTGATTTCCTGAGCTACGCCTCCGATAATTGCAAATTAGACTCTCTTTGGCTTTCCATCGATAGCCTCGATTGTTCGGTGATAAGCAGCGGGCCGGTGCCTGCCTCCGCCTACTTCGACGGAATTAATGACTTTGCCTGGGTAAGCAATAATCCTTCTTTAAATTTTGATCAAGGGATTATCTCACTGTGGGTGAAGCCCGATTCTTATAATAGTAATGCCGGAATTATCGCGATGCGTGGTAATACCAGTCGCTATTCTTTCCACTTAAATCAGAATGCTAATCAGCTGGGATTGTGGAATAACATTTCCTATAGCACTTTAGATTATTCCAAAGGCTTTGATGCCGGTCAATGGTACCACATAGTAATAGTGATTAAGGGCACTACCGCTAATCCTGAGGTTTGGATAAATGGAGAAAACATAGGCAGCTTCACGGTTAACATCAATTTTGATATTAGCAATGAAAACTTTGTCTTAGGCTCCTCCAATAGTTTTGGCGAATTCTTTAAAGGAAGTATTGCTAATGTGGCGCTATATGATAGCCTGCTTAGCCCTTCTGATATGAACCTCTTATGGGCTCAGGATTCTTTAACTGAAATCCCTCACCTAGTAGCCTATTATCCTCTTTTAGAAACAGGCACGGTATTAAAAGATTATGGTCCAAATGCTTACGATGGACTCTTTGTGAATTGGAACTCTAGTGATCGTCAATTTAATGCCAAAGAATTGTGGGTGTATGCTGAGGATCACAATGGTTTAATCGATTCTGCTCGCACCTGGATTTTTGCAAAAGACACCATTAAGCCTCAAATTACCTTTGTTCCAGCTAATATTTCAGTACAAGCTGATAGTAATTCCTGCGGCGCCATTGTAAATTATAGCCTGCCACAAGCCAGCGATAATTGTGCTTTAGCCAGTTTAAACCTTGTTTCCGGTTATGCCAGTGGAAGTGTATTTCCGGAAGGAAAAACCATTGTAACCTATGAGTTTAGAGATAGTAGCGGAAATGCCGAAACCTGCAGTTTTGAAGTTTTGGTTACCGATACTATCGCCCCTCAATTTCTGACTTGTCCTCAAGATCGAAATTTTGATGATTACTTTCATACCTGCGATTTTGAGCAAAGATTCCAAGCACCTAATTTTGATACAGCCTGCGCAGCTAAGGTTGATCACCAGATTACCCAAAGTAGTTTAACCACTGCCTTTTCTTTTAATGCCTCCAATAAGTTTGGTCCAGAGCCAACCGGGATCGTTCGCTTTTTTGATTTAGATCAGGATGGTATTCAAAACAATTATCATTTGAAGGGAATCACCTTTGGAATAGGTGCTGTTCCAGATGGAAATGTATATGAAGTGCGTATCTATCGTTTCAGCGAAGTTACCCATGGTGATAGCGTATTTGACTTCCTCTCTGACGAGAATCGAATCGATTTAAATCGTTATCACCCGACCATCATCAGGACCAATCATTATACTCACAATCAAAGTTTCGGTTTACAAACTGTGCCTGTTGATTTGCAATTAATCCCTTCGGATAAAATCATCGTTGAGATTTTAGGTCCTGGAGTGGCGGGCTCCTTCGCTGGAAATACCGACTTAAATAACCAAACTGTGCCGGGCTATTGGGGCCGAAATGATGGATATGCCACGATTAACCCAGCTAACCGCTCAGGAGTTGTTCCGATTATTGCCCTGGAAGGTGAGGAGTATATCAATTTAAAAACGGTTCAATATGCCGGACCCGAATCAGGGACTTATTTACCCTTCGGTAAAACTGATATTGGCTATTACATAGAAGATGGTAGTGGTAACCGCGATAGCTGCTCCTATAGCTTCACGCTCAATGATTCATCTGCTGCAACTGATTTTGACATTTCAAGAGAAGTGGCTACCAGCGATACTACCTGTGATGCGCAATACAATTGGGGGCCAATTGAGAATTACTTTACCGAGTGCAATTTGGATACAGTAGTTCAATTAAGCGGATTGCCCTTGGATACCATTTATCCATTAGGTACCACGGTGAATAGCTATCTTGTTTATGATACTTATGGTAATGTTTCCGATACTTCCTATCTGCGACTTACCGTAAAAGATCTAAGTAGTCCGGATGCGCAATTGGTATCCAATGTTCAAGTTTATCTGGATTCTAATGGACTGGGCTCTATCGACTCATGGAGCCTCGATAGTGGATCGACCGATAATTGCGGTTTAGTCGACAGTATTGTTTTGACCGACAATGTATTTACTTGTCGCGATGTGGATTCTTACTTTTCGGAAGGGGCCACCGCTTCCTATCTCAGCTTTGATGGAATAAATGATACGGTTACGATCGACCTGGATGGTGTGATTGATCAAATTGATACCTTCTCCATTCAGTATTACCACCGGCAAGATATTGTCAATAGACCCTATTCTCAGCTAATTGGCGGAGTTTTTAGCTTACGAAGCGGTACCGAGGAAATATTAGGATATAGTTTTTCGAATTTCTTCACCTTGGTGACCACTGGACCTACTGTAAGAGGAGCAGGTGTAGTGAGTGCCCATATGCCTTTTAATGTTTGGCATAAATTCACCTTCAGTTATGCTAAGCCTGATCTTAAAGTCTATCTCGATGATAATTTGATTATCACTGCAAATTATGCCATCGATTCGTCTAAGGTTTCAAACCTAAATCTGGTATTGGGAAAGGCAGGGACTACGAATCCCAGTTTTAGTCCTTTAAGTAATGTAGACCTGGATGATTTTATCATATACGATACCCTTGCCGATGGCTTAACGAGTCCCGATCCCAGTCATATTCTCGCATCCTTTGGATTTAACCAAGCTGGCGATTCAGTATTGTTTGATCAGGGACCCGGTGCCTACCATGGGCAGCTGCACAACTTCGATGTGGATTCAGCCTGGCATAATGTGAGCGATACCTTATTGGTTTATGTGCAAGATGAGGCCGGAAACCGTACGCCGGTAAATCTTCCTATTGATGTTATCGATACCATAGCACCTAGTATTCAGGTGCTGAATGCTGGCTATTATTTAGATAGCAATGCTCAATTTATCGTCGATTATAATTCGGTGATTTCCAATGTTTGGGAAGCTTGTGAGCTAGATACGGTATTCTGGAATGCGGATACTTTAACCTGTGCTGACCTCGGCTTAAACGAGATTCAGATCACGGCGAGCGATATTTATGGAAACAGTCGAACCAGCGTCGCCCAATTAACTTTACTGGATAGCATTGCGCCAGCCGTTTATGCTAAAGGCATAGATCTTTTTTTAGATGCAAGCGGTCAAGCTTCGGTTTCAGCCTCCGAAGTTGATTCCAATTCCTATGATCCTAATTGCAGCCTGGATACTTTGTATCTGAGCCAGACGGAATTTACATGCTCCGACCTGGGGACTCCAACGGTTTACCTTATCGGGATAGACAATTCGGGTAATAAAGACAGTAGCCTGGTTGCCATTTCGGTTCTGGATACGGTGAAGCCGGATGTTCGGACACGAGATATTCAAATTTATCTGGATGCCAATGGTCAGGCTGCTATAGTGCCGGCCGATATTGATTCTGCTAGTACTAAACTCTGTGCGAATCTCAATCTTGATATTTCCCAAAATAACTTTAGTTGCGCTGATCTAGGAAGCAATACGGTTTGGCTTTTCGCCGATGATGGATTAGGGAATCGGGATAGTGCTAGCGCTCAAGTACTGGTTCTAGATACTCTTGCCCCTCAATTACAGGCCCTCAATCAGATCCTATACCTTGATAATGCTGGACAGGCAGGTTTAAGTGTTAATGAAGTGAATAATGCCAGTACCGATAACTGCGCTATCCAGCAAATTAGCATTTCCAAAACCCAGTTTGATTGTGATGATCTGGGAATTCAGAATTACTACCTAATTGCCAGTGATGCATCTGGAAATTCGGACAGCATTTCCTTTAGCGTAGAAATTCGCGATACCATTAAGCCGGTGGCAGATGCCCGTAACAGAGTCCTGTATTTAGGGGCGGATGGAAGCGTAAGTCTCGACCCTCAATCGGTAAACCGCGCCTCTGTTTCCAATTGTAATGTGAGCTATGCGCTAAGTCAATCGACCTTCACTTGTGCCGATGAAGGACTAAACTTAGAAACCTTCTATATCACAGACTTGGCCGGAAATCAAGATTCTGCGACCTTCCTGGTAGAAGTGCGCGATACCATTAGTCCAGTGGTTATTCCACGTAATATCACCGTTCAATTAGGAGCAACCGGTCAGGTTAGTGTGGCTGCTTCTCAGGTAGATAGCGCCAGTTATGATAACTGCTCCAATCAATTGTTCTACTCCATTAGTAAGAGTAGTTTCAATTGTAATAATCTGGGTCTAAATACGGTAAGCTTAACCGCTACCGATGGTCAGGGTAATAGCACTACTGCTCAAGCTCAGATTTTGGTAGAAGACAATATTCTGCCTGTCGTGCGCTCACGTAACCTAAGCCTTTATTTGGATGCCAACGGAATGGCGAGCATCACAACCGGCATGCTTGATAATGGCAGCACTGATAACTGTAGCATCGATTCCTTAGCCCTTTCGCAAAGCGATTTTAACTGTGCAGATTTAGGTCAGAATACCATTAGTTTCCAAGCTTTCGACCAAAGTGGAAATTCCAATAGTACCAATGCCATCATTACGGTTATCGATACCATGGCTCCGGTCTTGAATACCCAATCCATTAATGTGTATCTCGATGCTAACGGTCAGGCTAGCATTACAGCCAATGATCTGGATAATGGTAGTACCGATAATTGCGCCATCCAAAGTTTACAGATCAGTCAAACAAGCTTTGATTGTGGCGATTTAGGTCAGGTGGCGATTCAATTTACTGCCAGCGATGCTTCCGGCAATAGCCGCAGCCAAATGCTAAATGTGATGGTGCTGGATACCATTTCACCTATCGTAGTTGGAGGAAGCTTAAGCTTAAACCTCGATGCCATTGGTCAGGCTAGTATTAGCGCTGCTGATATCAATGCAAGTAGCTCTGATAATTGCGGAATCAGCCAGTGGAGTCTAAGTCAAACTAGCTTTGATTGCACAAACTTGGGTTCTAATACCATTAGTTTAACCGGTACCGATGCTTCCGGCAATAGTACATCTGCAGATTGGACTATTAGCATTGTAGATAATGCCGCACCCACAGTACTAGCTCAAAACCAAACACTTTATCTGGATGCCAATGGCAGTGCCAGCTTAAGCGCTAGTCAGGTTGATGCCGGCTCCTCTGATAATTGCGGTATTCAAAATCTAAGCTTAAGTCAAAGTACTTTCGACTGCAGCGATATTGGTACCCTCAACCTTAGCCTTTCGGCGGATGACGCCAGTGGCAATATGGCCAGTACCAATTTTGTAGCTACCGTATTAGATACTATGGCTCCAGTGTTGAGTACCCAATCCATCAATGTGTACTTAGATGCCAATGGTCAGGCTACGATTAGTGCTACTGATTTGGATAATGGCAGCACAGATAATTGCGCGATTCAAGATTTACAAATCAGCCAAAGTAGTTTCGATTGCAGTGATTTGGGTAATCAGACCCTTACTTTCACCGCAGTAGATGTTAATGGTAACCAGCGTAGTGCCCAAGTAGGAATTACCGTTCTGGATACCATTTCACCTCAGGTAGTTGGAGGAAGTTTAAGCTTAAACCTCGATGCCAATGGCCAGGCTAGTCTTACGGCCGGCGATATCAATGCAGGCAGCTCTGATAATTGCGGAATCAGCCAGTGGAGTCTAAGTCAGACTAGCTTTGATTGCAGCAACCTGGGTTCTAATACCATTAGTTTAACGGGTACAGATGCTTCGGGTAATAGTACATCTGCCGATTGGACTATTAGCATTGTAGATAATGCCGCACCCACAGTACTGGCTCAAAACCAAACGCTCTATCTGGATGCCAATGGCAATGCTAGCTTAAGCACCAGCCAGGTTGATGCTGGCTCTTATGATAATTGCGGCATTCAAAATCTAAGCTTAAGTCAAAGTTCTTTCAACTGCAGCGATATTGGTACCCTCAGCCTCAGCCTTACGGCGGATGATGCCAGTGGCAATATGGCCAGCGCCAATTTTGTAGCTGCGGTATTAGATACTATGGCTCCGGTACTAAGTACCCAGTCTATTAATGTGTATTTGGATGCCAATGGTCAGGCTACGATTAGTGCTACTGATTTGGATAATGGTAGCACAGATAATTGCGCGATTCAAGATTTACAAATCAGCCAAAGCAGTTTCGATTGCAGTGATTTGGGTAATCAGACCCTTACTTTCACGGCCGTAGATGTAAATGGCAACCAGCGTAGTACCCAGGTAGGAATTACCGTTCTGGATACAGTTTCGCCCGTTGTTCCTGGCGGAAGCTTCACCTTGAATTTGGATGCCAATGGAGCGGCAAGTTTAAGTCCAGCTGACATTAATAGCAATGCCAGTGATAATTGTGGGGTTATATCCTGGAGCCTAAGCCAGACTAGCTTCTCTTGTGCTGATGTGGGTTCTAATACAGTGAGTCTCACTGCTACTGACGCATCAGGCAACAGCCAAACTACCAATTATACTATTCTGGTAGAGGATGTTTTAGCTCCGGTCTTAAACCTTCAAAATATTACTGTTTACCTCAATGTCAATGGCATGCGAGCAGTGGCCGCCACGGAAGTAGATAATGGCAGCAGCGACAATTGTTCGATTGCCAGTCGGGTGCTGGATATCGATACCTTCGACTGTGCTGATTTAGGTCAAAACCTGGTGAACTTTACCGCCACGGATGTGAATGGCAATGCCGCTTCGCAAAATGTGATTATCACGGTTAAGGATACCATCAGCCCCAGCATTGTAAATCTTCCGGCCAATATCACGGCTTATACCGATGCCAATCAATGCGGAACCATTGTACAATGGCCAGCCATTTTGGGTAGCGATAATTGTGGCAGTGCTACGGTAAGTACCTCGCAAACCAATGGCGGACTTTTCGCGAAAGGTTTAACAACCGTGAATGTCTTGGTGCAGGATGCCAATGGCAATAGTCAAAGCGGAAGCTTTAGCATTAATGTTTTGGATACCATTGCTCCTCTAATTAGCAATGTACCGCAGGTGTATACGGTATTACCTAATGCCGCATCTTGTGACGCTGGTGTAAACTGGATTCCTCCGGTGGCTAGCGATAATTGCGGAACCGCTACCCTTACGAGTAATTATGCTCCGGGTGCCACCTTGCCGGTGGGTACCACAACAATTGTGTACACCGCCACCGATGCCGATGGTAATAGTCGTAGTGTAAGCTTTGATGTAACCGTTACTGATGCGATTGCACCCCAGTTTAGCAATGTACCCGCCGATATTGTACAAGCCAATGATGCCGGTCAATGTGGGGCCAATGTAAATTGGACCGCTCCTAATGCTACGGATAACTGTACGGTAAGCACCTTTAGCAGTAGTCATAATTCCGGCGATTTCTTCGCTATTGGAACTACGACCGTTACGTATACCGCTAGCGATGCGGCGGGTAATCAAACTAGCATAAGCTTCGATATCACTGTAGAGGATCAGGAGAAACCTGTAGTAAGTTCAGTGCCTGCAAATGATACGGTAGGCCAATGTGGTGCAGCCTATGTGTACAGCCTACCAGTGGCGACCGATAATTGTGGTACTGTAAACGTTCAGCAAATCGCCGGATTAGCTCCTGGAAACGTATTCCCCATCGGGGTAACCCAGAACAGCTTCCGTATTAGCGATGCTGCTGGAAATGATACGGTGGTTGGCTTTACGGTAGTGGTGATTCCTCAAGGTCAGGCTAAGTTGCCAGACTTATTAGAGATTTGTGCTAATGCTCCGGCAGTGGATATTACCGAAGGACAAGCCAGTATTAATTGGTCTGGTCCAGGGATTATCAATAGCGGAACCACCTTCGATCCGGCTCGCGCAGGGACCGGCAGAAAAACCCTCACTTACACCTTTGTAGATGACTATGGTTGTTCGGTAAGTGGTTCGATTATCGTAACCGTATTACCGGTGCCAAGCACTCCACAGATTGTGCAGGTTGCTTCGAATACCCTGTCTACCACTCAGACTTATTCTACTTATCAGTGGTATCGAGATGGAGTAGCGATTCCGGGTGCCGTGAATCAGAATTACTCCTACACCCAGAGTGGACATTATCAGGTGATTGTAGGAAATATTTCCGGTTGTGAGGTATTTGGTGCAGGCTATGCGATTGGACCGATCCACGGTGGTATTGGGGTAGACGAATTCAATTGGTCGGATATGCAAGTGTATCCGAATCCGAATGATGGATTGTTTACCATCGATTTTGCCGGCCTCACGAAAGAGAATATGAAGGTTCAAGTGCTTTCTACCGATGGAAAATTGGTTTATGAAAGTCAACAGAAGCTGAATGCTGAAAGCCAGATCCGCATTGATCTGCGGGGCTTACCGGCTGCAGTTTACTATCTCCGTGTCTCCAATGGCGCGATCCGAGAAACACGCAAGTTGATCATTTACTAA